The stretch of DNA CACTCGAGTATCAGGGCTTTTTTCAATGAAGAAAGGTGTGGTCTTGTTGCAACAGTCTTGGATAATCATACGTACTTTTATAATTGCAGCAGCGGCTGGTTTCATATTTGACCGAATCGGCATCTTTTTGCCATGGTTGCTAGGACCGATGGTTTCATTACTGCTTTTAAGGCAATATACAAAATTGCAATTTGAGTGGCCACGAATATATCGACAGATCGGTTTGATTTTCCTAGGTATTCAAATCGGCTCGTCTTTTACGAAAACATCCATTGAACTTATGTGGTTTGATTTTCCCCTGATGGTATTGATGACGTTGTCAGTCTCAGGTGTAGCACTATTATTAAGCCTGCTTTTCATGAAAATGTCTGGGGAAACCATAGCAACCAGCGTGTTAGGTTCTTTGCCAGGTGGGCTATCCCAAATGGTGTTGCTGAGTGAAGAAGTGGAATCAGCGAATTCCACCATCGTGACATTGATGCAGACGTTTCGGATCTTTGTGGTCGTGACGGTTGTCCCTTTTTTAACTGCCTGGATTCCAAAAGGCAGTCATTTCAATGAAGTGACACTGACTGAGTTGCCGACATTTAATGTTACTCACTTCGTCATAGCTGTCTTGCTTGGTACTTCCTTTTTTATCGCAATGAAAAAAATACATTTTCCTTTGCCTGAAATGATGGCCCCTATTTTATCAATGGCCATTGTGCAGTTCGTGACAGATCATCCAGTTGTCGAAGTGCCTTCCATCGTATTAATTCTGTCTCAAATATTTGTGGGTGCTCATTTAGGCTTACAGCTCGAAAAAGTAAGAAATCAATTATCGATACGACTGTTCGCAGCGATTGTGCTGACAAACTTGGCGCTTATTGCATTTTGTGGATTCATTGCATACACACTGACAAACATTCATCCAGTTAACACGTTTCTAGATTTCTTTATTAGTGCAGCGCCTGGAGGAATTGCCGAAATGTCCATTACAGCATTGGAAACGGGTGCAGATTTGTCGACCGTCACCAGTTTTCATTTATTCCGGATTTTCTTTATCCTGCTGATTGCAGGGCCTGTGATGACGTATGCATTAAAAAAATGGTTGAAAGCCGATGTTTGATAGTGAGCGGTTGCTCAGACTAACTTTTCGGAATTGTCATCTGAAATAGAGTTGGGAACGTGTGAAAAAAGTGTGATGATGTCTTAAAAAATAGTGAACTACGTCTGAGAAACTTTAGGAACAACGAGAAGTTCTTCACGAAAGCATAAAGGCTCGTTCACTCGCATAAAATCTTTCACATAGCTTTGTGAAGGAGGACAAGAAGTGAATCAAGTTAATTGGAAGCTTCAAGAAGTTTTTTATTTCCCGGAAAGTTTTGGGGTGCCGACAAATGCTGCACGAATTGAGGTCAAGCCACAAGTAGAGTTTCAGCAAGTTAAAGGAGTAAGTAGTTTATATGGCATTTACCATATTGCAGCACATGTAGCTTTCCAACCAGGTGAATGTGAGCACCACGGAACGTCTGAATGGGTTTCAATCGAGGACTTGGACATGAATGGGGAAAACGGCTACTTTGAATATGCGGTGCCTTTATTCGTGGAATTACCTCCAAATTATGTTCATGGCAAAGTAGAACCTGAAATCCATCTGTCGGACGTTAATGCATCTGTCACCGATGAAAAAACATTGAAAGTGGAATGGAGCGTTACTTGCTCGTATGAACTTCCTGAACCACGGGAATCCTCTTCCGTAGAAGTATTCACTGAGCCTGTCAATTCCACTTCCGAGGAAAATCCGGTGGTCAAAGAAAATGTAGCATTGCCATTCTTCCTGAGTGATTTAAAAGACGGCTACTCCGTCTATGAAGTTAAATAATATCTTTTTGAAATAAAAATAAGATGAAAATTAACAAGCACAGCAGCAAGAAATCGAAGGTCGTCGGGATGAAAATGGTACGGATAAGTTCGAAAACTGTGATCGGCAAAATGATGTCTTTGCAGTAGAAGCGGGTTTTTCGAAGCCACGGTGGAAGCAGATAAGGATTATATCCTCTTCGCATTGAGATTCCTCCTTTCAAAAATACTTGACGAGTTGTCGTGCAGTCCTATACAATAATCTCATCTTGGAAATACAATATGTTACAAAACTAAATAACAATGCATTGATTGGGAAGAGTAAAGTGGTGCTGTTTTCACAAGAGAGGGAACGTTTGGTGAGAGTTTCCGTTAACACACATTTGAATGTCGCCCATGAGCAGTTTCTGTGAACCTGTAAGTAGCAGAAACCGGTTAAAAGCCGTTATATAAACTTGAGAGCGTGATGATTTTTTTGTCATCTGCGAATAAAGGTGGTACCGCGAACAACTCCTTCGTCCTTTTTGTGACGACAGGAGTTTTTTTGTTTTCAAAAAAAGGAGGAATCGATTATGACTGAACAAAAACCAGAACTTTCAACGAAGTATGATCCGAAGTCCATCGAACAAGGACGCTACGAATGGTGGCTTAAAGGAAAGTATTTTGAAGCACAGCCTGAAAGCGGCAAAGAACCATACACCATTGTAATCCCACCACCAAACGTAACAGGTAAATTACACTTGGGCCATGCTTGGGACACAACACTTCAAGATATTTTAATCCGCATGAAACGCATGCAAGGATATGATGCACTATGGTTGCCAGGAATGGACCATGCAGGTATTGCGACACAGGCAAAAGTAGAAGAAAAACTTCGTTCTGAAGGTAAGTCACGTTACGATTTAGGACGTGATGAATTTGTTAAAGAGACTTGGAAGTGGAAAGAAGAATATGCAGGTCATATTCGTACGCAGTGGTCAAAAATTGGATTAGGTCTTGATTACTCACGTGAACGTTTTACACTCGATGATGGCTTATCAAATGCTGTTAAAGAAGTATTCGTTAAGCTTTACAACAAAGGGCTTATTTATCGCGGCGAACGTATCATCAACTGGGATCCAGCAACGAAAACAGCGTTATCTGATATCGAAGTAATCCATCAAGACGTACAGGGTGCTTTCTATCATATGCGATACCCGCTCACAGATGGCACAGGTCATATTGAAGTTGCGACAACTCGACCGGAAACGATGCTGGGCGATACTGCAGTAGCGGTTCACCCGAAAGACGAACGCTACATGCACTTAATTGGCAAAACCGTTACATTGCCGATCGTAGGACGCGAAATTAAGATTGTTGCAGATGATTATGTGGATATGGAATTTGGAAGCGGTGCTGTTAAAATCACCCCTGCACATGACCCGAATGACTTTGAAATTGGAAACCGTCACGACTTAGAGCGCGTATTGGTTATGAAAGAAGACGGAACGATGAATGACAATGCGGATAAATATGCAGGGATGGATCGCTTCGAATGCCGCAAGCAAATTGTTGCGGATCTTCAAGAAGCGGGAGTATTGTTTAAAATCGAAGAGCATATGCATTCAGTTGGACACTCAGAGCGTAGCGGCGCAGTAGTTGAACCGTATCTTTCGACACAGTGGTTCGTAAACATGCAGCCACTCGCAGACGAAGCAATTAAATTGCAGCAAGGCGAAGACAAAGTTCAATTCGTACCGGAACGCTTTGAAAACACCTATATGCGCTGGATGGAAAATATCCGTGACTGGTGTATTTCACGCCAATTATGGTGGGGTCACCGAATTCCAGCTTGGTACCACAATGAAACAGGCGAAATTTACGTAGGTCATGAAGCACCAGCAGACATCGAAAACTGGAAGCAGGACGAAGACGTATTGGATACATGGTTCTCATCTGCACTATGGCCGTTTTCAACAATGGGCTGGCCGGACGAAGCAAACGAAGAATTCAAACGTTACTACCCGACCGATGTATTAGTAACAGGATATGACATTATATTCTTCTGGGTATCACGTATGATTTTCCAAGGAATTGAGTTCACGAACCAACGTCCATTTGACGATGTATTGATTCACGGACTTGTACGTGCTGAAGACGGACGTAAAATGTCTAAGTCATTAGGCAACGGAGTAGACCCGATGGACGTAATTGATAAATACGGTGCGGATGCACTTCGTTACTTCTTATCTACTGGTTCATCACCAGGGCAAGATTTACGTTTCTCAATCGAGAAAGTGGAATCGGTTTGGAACTTCGCGAACAAGATCTGGAACGCTTCACGTTTTGCCATGATGAACATGGAAGGCATGAAGTTTGAAGATATTGATTTAAGTGGAGAAAAATCTGTTGCGGACGCATGGATCTTGACTCGCTTGAATGAAACAATTGACCAAGTAACAAAACTGGCAGAGAAATATGAATTTGGTGAAGTAGGGCGCGCCCTTTATAACTTCATCTGGGATGACTTCTGTGACTGGTACATCGAAATGGCGAAGTTGCCATTATACGGTGAGGATGAAGATGCGAAGAAAATGACTCGTTCAGTGTTGGCATACGTTTTAGACAACACGATGCGTTTACTACATCCATTCATGCCGTTCATCACGGAAGAAATCTGGCAGAGCCTGCCGCATGAAGGCGAATCAATTACGATTGCTGCATGGCCGACTGTCAATGAATCATTGACGGACAGCACAAAAGCATCAAGCATGAAATTGCTTTCGGATATCATTCGTTCAGTACGCGCGATCCGTGCAGAAGTACAAACGCCAATGAGCAAAAAAGTGCCGTTATACATCTCTGCTAAAGATTCAGAAACATTAGCAGTACTCGAAGCAAATGCGATGTACTTGGAGAAATTCTGTAACCCAGAACCATTGGTTTTAGGTCAAGGAATTGAGGCACCAGGTCAATCAATGTCAAGTGTCGTTTCAGGTGCAGAACTATTCTTACCACTTGAAGGCTTAATCGACGTAGCAGCTGAAACTGCACGATTGGAGAAAGAGCTGGAGAAATGGGCGAAAGAAGTTAAGCTTGTAACAGGCAAACTTTCAAATGAACGTTTCGTTTCGAAAGCACCTGAAGCAGTTGTTGCAGAAGAACGCGCAAAACAACAGGATTACATCGAAAAACATGCAACCGTTGAAAAACGCTTGGCTGAATTGAAGAATTTATAAGTTAGTGATGATGCCTCAAAAGCTTAGGCTTTTGGGGTGTTTTTTATAGTGTGAAGAATAGTTTATCTGCATTTCGATGGATGAAATCTAGGATTCGAGGGAAGATATCTAGATTGCATTCTCGAAAGGTTATTAAAGGCCGACTTCTTAAGCGATTTAGAGTTTAGTTGGAAAATATGGAACTTTAGTTGGAAATATATCGCGTTTAATCGGAAAATTTGAACCTTTAGTTGGAAAAAGCTGTTGCGTGTAACCACGCTATATTCAAGGGGGTTACTTAAAGATATCTCAGCATAAAAATTTCATTAGTAACTAGAAATAATTTCATATCTTTTCAGTAATTGAACATGATAGAATAGAGTGAATTCTCAGATGTTCTGGGAGTATTGAGTTTGAGGAGTGACCAAATGTGTTTACATCAGTTGATAAAGTAGTTGAATACATATATTCCATGGATCAGAAAACGGAGCGAAATGGTCGATTAAGTCGTATCACTTCCATCCTGGCGGTCCTCGGGAATCCACATAAAGGATTCCGTTCTGTTCACATTGCAGGGTCAAACGGCAAAGGTTCCACTTTGAATGCTCTTAAAGAAATATTAATTGCTGAAGGCCTCCAAGTCGGAAGCTTCATATCTCCTCACCTTGAAAAAGTAAACGAACGCATCATGATGAATGATGTAATGATCACAGACGAACAATTTATCCAATATATGAACGATATCTTTCCACTTCTGCAAAAAGGTCAAGTTGGAGAAGGCTCGAACTTCTTCGAAATTTTGACGGTCATTGCATTTATGTACTATAACGACATGAAAGTGGATATTGCCTTAATTGAAACAGGGATTGGCGGGAAATTCGATTCAACCAACGTACTGACACCACTGCTATCAATTTTAACGTCCATTTCGCTTGATCATACGCAAATCCTAGGTGACACCCTTGAAGCCATCGCTGAAGAAAAAGCGGGAATCATCAAACCACTCGTTCCGGTGATCAGTGCAGTGAAAGACAAACAGGCTGTTGCGGTTATCGAACAGAAGGCCGAATTGGAACAAGCGCCGATTTACCAATTATATAAAGATTTTCTTATTGGAAATGTAACTCAGGAAATAAATCAACAAAGTTTTTCATATCAATTAAACAGTGAAAAAATGGTAGATATATCCCTGAAAATGATGGGGCATCACCAAGTTGAAAATGCGTCGCTTGCCATTACAGCTGCGTTGTTTTTGAACAAACATCACGGTTTTACCATTTCTGAAGAGAGTATCCGCCATGGTCTAATCACCTCTAGCTGGGCAGCGCGTTTTGAAGAAGTTTTACCTAACGTCATCATAGACGGAGCACATAATCCGGCAGGTATGGAAGTGCTTATTCAAACCATTCAGCAACGCTACGCGACAAAAAATATTCACGTCGTCTTTACCGCACTTCAAGATAAAGACATTGCATCCGTGCTTCATATGCTGGATGAAATTTCAGCAAGCATTACTGTCACAGAAATTCATGTGAAAAATGCGGCAGCTGGAAAAGATATTTTTGAAGCGACAAAGCATCCAGAAAAACAATTGATTCTAAGCTGGCAAGAAGCACTCGAGCAGACTATAGTAAAAGTAGACGAGTCAAATGTTGTTCTAGTAACCGGCTCGCTATACTTTATGTCGCTTGCCCGTCCTTATTTAAAACAAAAAGCACAAACAAAAGTACTTTAATATGTGACCCTGCCTTTATTATGAAGGTGGGGTTCTTTTCTCGTTTATAGAAAGGAGATGTAATTATGATTCCGAAGTTTAATGAATACAAAGAACGTTTTCAAATGGAAAGCAAAAACACAATAGAGCCAGGGCTGGATGCAATCCGTAATGCATTAGAAATAGTAGGAAACCCTCACTTGAAACTCAAATTCGTCCATGTTGCAGGGACGAACGGAAAAGGTTCGACCATCAGCATGATGAATAGTATGCTTCAGGCACACGGTGTAAAGACGGGATGTTTTTATTCGCCTTGCTTCATGGATGTGCATGATCAAATTCAGCTAAATGGGGAGTATATTTCACCTATTGACTTGAGTGAGGCTTTCAGTCGTGCAAAAGAAGCGGGACTCAGCGGAATGCTGACGGATTTTGAATTATTAACAGTTCTTGCATTTCTGGCATTCGAACAATTTCAACCTGATGTTGTACTGTTGGAAACGGGGATGGGGGGCAGGTTTGATAGCACGAATGTCATTACTCCACTCATTTCAGTCATTCCGAGCATTGCAATTGAGCATGAACAATTTTTAGGAAACTCAATTGAAGAAGTGGCTTCTCATAAAGCGGGAATCATTAAACCAGGCAGTCCAGTTGTCATTGGTCCAATGGAAGAGCCTGCTGAACAAGTACTAATAGAAGAAGCAAATAAAGGCGATTCTCCACTTTGGAAAATAAATAAAGATTTCACTTTATTGAATGGATTGTACCAAGACAGTGAAGGTCATGAATTCACGAATATGATTGTTCCACTCAAAGGTTCCCATCAAGTAAATAATGCAGCGCTTGCGATTCGAGCTGTACTCCATGTAGCCATTTCGCTCCAAGTAGAAGTGGAAGAAGAAACCCTTCGTAATGGATTGAGTGAAACATTTATACCAGTACGATTTGAAAAAATTACAGATTATTTATATTTCGATGGAGCTCATAATCCGGCAAGTGCTCGTGCTCTCGTTGAAACTGTGAAAGAATACTTTCCTAATACACCTATTCATTTTTATTTAGGCATGATAAAAGGGAAAGATGCCAAAAAAATATTGCGCATTTATGAAGAAATTTCATCAAAATTTACTTTTGTGGATTTCGAAGATGAGCGCGCAATGTCCGCAATCAGCTTGTCGAAAATGAGCGAATCGACTAACGTAACGATGACAAAAGACCTACTAGAATCATTGCGAATTACAATTTCAGAAAAACAAGTGACTATAGTATCGGGTTCGCTCTATCTCTTGTCTAGCTTGCGTTTGGAGGCTATTCAAGTGTTTAAAATTATTTGAATATTAAAGATGACAAAACTTTCTAATTTTGATAGGATGTATTTAGTACTAGATAAATTGAACCATTTTGAAAGGGGCGTATATGGACATTTCTAAACGAACACAACGATTGATTTGGGCCATATGGGTTCTGGTTGTACCATTTGGCATTTATTCGATTTACCAGTTCGCAGAGCCTACTGAAATTAATTGGCCAATTTTATTGGGATATGCAGCTCTGGCAATAATAACGACATACTTTCCATTTAAAGTAGCTGGAACAACCCTTTTCTTAGTTCAATGGATCAACCTTGCCATATTTTTGAAATATGGAGTGTTTGTTGAAATGTTGGTCATGCAATTGGCAATTATTCCACTGGCCATACAACTCAAAATCGGGTTCAGCGATTTCTTTCGAGCACTATTTAACTCATTTATGTTTTTCATGGTATCGGTCATTAGTGGCGTTTCTGTCATTTTAATGGGTTATGATATTGGTTCGATCGAGTTAAAACATATTCTTTTATTCGGTTTTCTCTATCAAATCATTAATACTTTTTCTAATCATGTAATTTTGCACTTATATCTGGTTTTAACAAAGCAAGAACACACAGGCTTCTTTGGAAGAGATTCACTTTGGGATTATGCAGGTTTAGTCGTGACATTCCCATTCGGCTTTACTCTTTATTTGCTAAATGAATATGTTGGACCTGTTGCATTCTTACTAATAGGTATCCCATTCTTAATCATTACATTCCTAGTCCGCTTATACAGTAATTCCGAACGCGTCAACGAAGACTTAAACCAAGCGACTGAAATAGGACATGAACTGGCAGATCGACTCAGCAATGATGCAATTATCGATTTATTCTTATCAAGAATCAGCAAAATGTTACCAGTTGATTATTCCTATATCATTGATATTGACCAAGGTAATATGTACTTCTTAAAGTCGAAGGAAAAAGATATCAATGTAGAAATTTTGCAAACTCACGAAGAATTACTAAAAAGTATAGCTGGAATTGTCTATAAAAAAGACAAGTCGATTC from Paenisporosarcina sp. FSL H8-0542 encodes:
- a CDS encoding AbrB family transcriptional regulator, yielding MKKGVVLLQQSWIIIRTFIIAAAAGFIFDRIGIFLPWLLGPMVSLLLLRQYTKLQFEWPRIYRQIGLIFLGIQIGSSFTKTSIELMWFDFPLMVLMTLSVSGVALLLSLLFMKMSGETIATSVLGSLPGGLSQMVLLSEEVESANSTIVTLMQTFRIFVVVTVVPFLTAWIPKGSHFNEVTLTELPTFNVTHFVIAVLLGTSFFIAMKKIHFPLPEMMAPILSMAIVQFVTDHPVVEVPSIVLILSQIFVGAHLGLQLEKVRNQLSIRLFAAIVLTNLALIAFCGFIAYTLTNIHPVNTFLDFFISAAPGGIAEMSITALETGADLSTVTSFHLFRIFFILLIAGPVMTYALKKWLKADV
- a CDS encoding folylpolyglutamate synthase/dihydrofolate synthase family protein, whose protein sequence is MIPKFNEYKERFQMESKNTIEPGLDAIRNALEIVGNPHLKLKFVHVAGTNGKGSTISMMNSMLQAHGVKTGCFYSPCFMDVHDQIQLNGEYISPIDLSEAFSRAKEAGLSGMLTDFELLTVLAFLAFEQFQPDVVLLETGMGGRFDSTNVITPLISVIPSIAIEHEQFLGNSIEEVASHKAGIIKPGSPVVIGPMEEPAEQVLIEEANKGDSPLWKINKDFTLLNGLYQDSEGHEFTNMIVPLKGSHQVNNAALAIRAVLHVAISLQVEVEEETLRNGLSETFIPVRFEKITDYLYFDGAHNPASARALVETVKEYFPNTPIHFYLGMIKGKDAKKILRIYEEISSKFTFVDFEDERAMSAISLSKMSESTNVTMTKDLLESLRITISEKQVTIVSGSLYLLSSLRLEAIQVFKII
- a CDS encoding sensor domain-containing diguanylate cyclase — encoded protein: MDISKRTQRLIWAIWVLVVPFGIYSIYQFAEPTEINWPILLGYAALAIITTYFPFKVAGTTLFLVQWINLAIFLKYGVFVEMLVMQLAIIPLAIQLKIGFSDFFRALFNSFMFFMVSVISGVSVILMGYDIGSIELKHILLFGFLYQIINTFSNHVILHLYLVLTKQEHTGFFGRDSLWDYAGLVVTFPFGFTLYLLNEYVGPVAFLLIGIPFLIITFLVRLYSNSERVNEDLNQATEIGHELADRLSNDAIIDLFLSRISKMLPVDYSYIIDIDQGNMYFLKSKEKDINVEILQTHEELLKSIAGIVYKKDKSILFNKQKEWRKSGSDFLPTDTESIISVPISRNQKMEGILVIASRKKYAFETYQLQIISLLCSYFAVSLEKARYVQDAVSKSERCGLTKLYNYRYLDQQLETNMSQLLNGELRQLSLLMMDIDHFKAINDTYGHQSGNDILFGLARLLENELGDAGIIARYGGEEFVIILPNYSKQQSLALAEELREKIETTRFEIRTDLEDEPVLSFVNITTSIGVSTAPEDCDDAMALIRNADRALYIGAKREGRNRVAEYVK
- a CDS encoding folylpolyglutamate synthase/dihydrofolate synthase family protein, yielding MFTSVDKVVEYIYSMDQKTERNGRLSRITSILAVLGNPHKGFRSVHIAGSNGKGSTLNALKEILIAEGLQVGSFISPHLEKVNERIMMNDVMITDEQFIQYMNDIFPLLQKGQVGEGSNFFEILTVIAFMYYNDMKVDIALIETGIGGKFDSTNVLTPLLSILTSISLDHTQILGDTLEAIAEEKAGIIKPLVPVISAVKDKQAVAVIEQKAELEQAPIYQLYKDFLIGNVTQEINQQSFSYQLNSEKMVDISLKMMGHHQVENASLAITAALFLNKHHGFTISEESIRHGLITSSWAARFEEVLPNVIIDGAHNPAGMEVLIQTIQQRYATKNIHVVFTALQDKDIASVLHMLDEISASITVTEIHVKNAAAGKDIFEATKHPEKQLILSWQEALEQTIVKVDESNVVLVTGSLYFMSLARPYLKQKAQTKVL
- a CDS encoding valine--tRNA ligase — encoded protein: MTEQKPELSTKYDPKSIEQGRYEWWLKGKYFEAQPESGKEPYTIVIPPPNVTGKLHLGHAWDTTLQDILIRMKRMQGYDALWLPGMDHAGIATQAKVEEKLRSEGKSRYDLGRDEFVKETWKWKEEYAGHIRTQWSKIGLGLDYSRERFTLDDGLSNAVKEVFVKLYNKGLIYRGERIINWDPATKTALSDIEVIHQDVQGAFYHMRYPLTDGTGHIEVATTRPETMLGDTAVAVHPKDERYMHLIGKTVTLPIVGREIKIVADDYVDMEFGSGAVKITPAHDPNDFEIGNRHDLERVLVMKEDGTMNDNADKYAGMDRFECRKQIVADLQEAGVLFKIEEHMHSVGHSERSGAVVEPYLSTQWFVNMQPLADEAIKLQQGEDKVQFVPERFENTYMRWMENIRDWCISRQLWWGHRIPAWYHNETGEIYVGHEAPADIENWKQDEDVLDTWFSSALWPFSTMGWPDEANEEFKRYYPTDVLVTGYDIIFFWVSRMIFQGIEFTNQRPFDDVLIHGLVRAEDGRKMSKSLGNGVDPMDVIDKYGADALRYFLSTGSSPGQDLRFSIEKVESVWNFANKIWNASRFAMMNMEGMKFEDIDLSGEKSVADAWILTRLNETIDQVTKLAEKYEFGEVGRALYNFIWDDFCDWYIEMAKLPLYGEDEDAKKMTRSVLAYVLDNTMRLLHPFMPFITEEIWQSLPHEGESITIAAWPTVNESLTDSTKASSMKLLSDIIRSVRAIRAEVQTPMSKKVPLYISAKDSETLAVLEANAMYLEKFCNPEPLVLGQGIEAPGQSMSSVVSGAELFLPLEGLIDVAAETARLEKELEKWAKEVKLVTGKLSNERFVSKAPEAVVAEERAKQQDYIEKHATVEKRLAELKNL